Within Actinoplanes sp. L3-i22, the genomic segment ACAAGTCTGCCCCGCTCCGCCGCGCCCAGGGTAGGACTGCCCGACCTAGGTAGCCGGGAACGATCGAGACCGTCCGCGGTGCTCCTAACGTCGTCGGGGTACCCCGTCGACACCCTCAGGAGCAGCACATGGACCGCATCCCCGACCAGCACGGACGGGTCGCCGTGGTGACCGGCGCGAACTCGGGCCTCGGCCTGGTCACCGCCACCGAGCTGGCCCGCCACGGCGCCCACGTGGTGCTCGCCGTCCGCAATGTCGCCGCGGGCGAGGAGGCCGCCCGGCGGATCGGCGGCGACGTCGAGGTGCGCGAGCTGGACCTGGCCTCGCTGGATTCGGTCCGCCGGTTCGCCACCCGCCTCACCGCTGACCACCCGGCGATCGACCTGCTGGTCAACAACGCCGGCCTGGTCCTGCTCGGCCCGCGCCGCACCACCGCGGACGGCTTCGAGCTGCAGTTGGGCACGAACATGCTGGGCCACTTCGCGCTGACCGGCCTGCTGCTCGCCACCCTGACCGCGGCGCCGGCGGCCCGGGTGGTCAGCCTCAGCTCGATCACCCACAAGAACGCCCACCTGGACTTCGACGACCTGATGTCCGAGCGGGGCTACCGGGCCGCGCCCGCCTACGGCCGGTCCAAGCTGGCCACCACGATCTTCGGCCTGGAACTGGACCGCCGGCTGCGCGCGGCCGGGTCACCGGTGCTCAGCGTGCTCGCCCACCCCGGGATGACCAGGACGAATCTGACCCCGCGCGCGTGGGAGCACCTCGGCCGGGCGGGCAAGGTGCTGGCGGCGGCTGGGCTGATCCTCACCCAGCCGGTCGAGCGGGGCACAGAACCCCAGTTGCGGGCCGCCACGGCTCCCGCCGTACGCGGAGGTCAGTTCTTCGGTCCTCAGGGTTTTCTGGAGATGCGCGGCCGCGTCGGCGACGCCAAGCTCAGCCGCGAGGCCGCCGACCCCGCGGTCGGCCGGCGTCTCTGGTCCGCCGCCGAGCAACTGACCGGGGTCCGCTACCTCGATCAGGCGTAGCGGGCGCTCAGCACTCGATGACGTTGACGGCGAGGCCGCCGCGGGACGTCTCCTTGTACTTGATCTTCATGTCGGCGCCGGTCTCCTTCATCGTCTTGATCACCTTGTCGAGGGAGACGTGGTGCTTGCCGTCGCCGCGCAGGGCCATCTTCGCCGCGGTGACCGCCTTCACCGCGGCCATCCCGTTCCGCTCGATGCACGGGATCTGCACCAGTCCGCCGACCGGGTCGCAGGTCAGGCCGAGGTTGTGCTCCATCCCGATCTCGGCGGCGTTCTCCACCTGCTCGGGCGTGCCGCCGAGCACCTCGGCGAGCCCGGCCGCGGCCATCGCGCACGCCGAACCGACCTCGCCCTGACAACCCACCTCGGCGCCGGAGATCGACGCGTTCTCCTTGAACAGCAGCCCGATCGCGGCGGCCGCCAGCAGGAACCGGACGACCCCGTCGTCGTCGAAACCCGGCACGAACGCCCGGCAGTAGCTGAGCACCGAGGGGATGATGCCCGCGGCGCCGTTGGTGGGCGCGGTCACCACGCGACCTCCGGCCGCGTTCTGCTCATTGACGGCCATCGCGTACGCCGTGAGCCACTCCATGGCGTGCACGGCCGGGTCCCCGGCGGCCCGCAGCTGACGGGCGGTGGCCGCGGCCCGCCGACGGACCTTGAGGCCCCCGGGCAGCACGCCTTCGGCGTCCAGTCCCGCGTTCACGCAGTCGTCCATGACCTGCCAGATGGCGAGCAGCCCGGACTTCACCTCGGCGGCCGGGCGCCACGCGGTCTCGTTGGCCAGCATCAGGCGGGAGATCGACAATCCGGTCGTCCGGGTCAGCTCCAGCAGCTCCGCGCCGGAGCTGAACGGATGCGGGAGCGGGGTGTCGTCCGTACGTACCCGGGAAGTGACCTGATCCACGACGAAGCCGCCGCCGACCGAGAAATAGGTCTTGGCCAGCAGCTCGGCGCCGTCGGCGCCGAGCGCGGTGAAGGTCATGCCGTTGGGGTGCTCGGGCAGCGACCGGCGGCGGTGCAGCACCAGGTCGACGCCGATCTCGTGACCGTTGCTGATCACGATCCGCCCGTCCGTGGGCACCTCCAGGGAGGTGTCGACGGTCTCCGGATCCTCCCCCATCAGGCCCAGCAGCACGGCGCGCGGGGTGCCGTGGCCGTGGCCGGTGGCGCCGAGCGAGCCGAAGAGCTCCGCGCGGACGCGGGTCACCCGGTCGTCGAGGAGCCGGGTGAACAGCCGGGCGGCGCGCATCGGGCCGACCGTGTGGGAGCTGGAGGGGCCGATGCCGATCGAGAACAGGTCGAAGACGGAGACGGCCATGGGTTGTCAGACCTCCGGGTGGAGCGGGTTCATAAGGTTTCCTTGGTTGTTGCCGTTGCCGTTGCCGCTGCCGCTTCGGTGAGCGCCGGGGTCGGCAGTTCGGGCGGCAGTTGGGCGGCGGTAGAACGGGAGCGGGACGACTTCGACCTCTTCGTGGACGCCACGAACATCGACCGCCAGAGCCACCTTGTCCAGATTTTTCGTGACATATGCCAGCGCAATCGGATACCCCAGCGTCGGCGACGGCGCCCCGCTGGTCACCTCACCGACCTTCACCCCGGTCACCGCGTCAACCACGGAATACCCCGCCCGCGGCGACCGACGCCCCTTACCCACCAGCCCGACAAGCTCTTTCCCGGACGAGACGAATTCGCTCCCGCCATCGGCATCTCGCCCCTCGGGCCGGCCCACCAGGTCGTTCCCGGACGAATCGCCCGCCGCGTCCCGCGCAGCCGCCTCCGGCGCAGCCGTGTCCCGCGCAGCCGCCTCCCGCGCAGCCGCCTCCCGCGCAGCCGCCTCGCGCAGCGCCGCCGCCCCGACGAAGTCCCGCTTGTCGAGCGCCACCACCCGCCCCAGCCCGGCGTCGAACGGCGTCGTGCGAACCGTCAGCTCATGCCCGTACAGCGGCATCCCCGCCTCGAGCCGCAGCGTGTCCCGGCAGGCCAGCCCGGCCGGATTCGCCCCGCTCGCCACCGCCCACGCCCAGATCCCGGCCGCATCCGCGTTGTCGCAGTAGATCTCGAACCCGTCCTCGCCGGTGTACCCGGTCCGCGCCAGCAACACGTCCCGCCCGGCAACCTGACCGTTCTTGATCGCGTAGTACGGCAGTTCCGGATGCGCCCCGACGATCCCCGCCGCGCCCGGCCCCTGCACCGCGATCAGCGACCGGTCCAGCATCGCGATCTCCACCGCGAACCCGCCCGAGTGCTCCCCGAGCATCGCGCGCACGACCTGCGCGTTCGCCGCGTTCGCCACGACCAGGAACCGCCGCTCGGCCAGCCGATAGACGACGAGATCGTCAAGCACCCCGCCTGTCGTGTGGCACAGCATCGTGTACTTCGCCCGCCCCACCCGGACCGCGGACAACCGTCCGACCAGGGCAAAATCCAGGAACGCTGCGGCTTCCGGTCCGCTGACCTCGATCTGCCCCATGTGGCCGAGATCAAAAAGACCGACCGACTTGCGTACGGCGTGGTGCTCGGCCACGTCACTGCCGTACCGAACCGGCATCTCCCAGCCGGCAAAACCGGTGAAGGTCGCGCCGTGGCGCTGGTGAACGTCGAAGAGCGCGGTGCGTCTCAACAGGGAGGCTCCTTGTGTGCCGGGGCCTCCCTCGCTCTGTCATCTCTGCCTGAGAGGTTCACCGCTGTCGAGCGGTTTGCACCGTGGGCGCAGCCTCCGAGGAGACTGACTTTCCAGAGTCGCCTGACCGCTGCGGTACGGGGGCCTGAGAGATTCTGAGGGAGAAGTTGCTCCTTCGGCGACCCGCCGGTGTGGCGAGTGCTCTCCCGCAGCGGTTGTCGCGGCGAAGTCTTCACTTGTCGGCTGCGACCATACCGCCTGACGATCGCCCCGGGTAACTCCCTTCTCGATCTTGCCAAGTCGCGTTCATCGCCCGGTCATGGCCCGTGCTGGCCCGCGTTGTGCTTCTCCCCCGCCTGCGCCAGCCGTTCCAGCGCCGGCAACGCCCGCACGATCGCGTCGACGTCGTCCGCGCTCAGCTCCCCGAAGAGCTGGTCGAAGGTCGCCGCGTAGTAGGCGTGCGTCCGGTTCAGCAGGTCCCGCCCCTCCGGCTCGACCTCGACGAGCACGCCGCGGCCGTCCGTCGGGTCGGGGGCGCGGCGGACCAACGCGGCCTTCTCCATCCGTCCGACCAGCTGCGTCATCCCGGGCTGGGACGCCCGGGTCAGGCGCGCCAGGTCGGTGACCCGGGCCGGGCCGTCGTCGGAGAGCCGGCGCAGCACGGACAACGAAATCGAGCTCGGGTTGTCCGGCCCCTCGAGCTGACGCAGGAAGCGCACCAGCTGAGCGAGCACCGGCAACAGCTGTGATCCATGGCTCTCGCCGCTCACCATTTGTATTACTCCATTATTTTTTCAGCGTGGAAACCATCTAGATCTTTTCGTATGCCGAGGTGGCCCTGTGAACGCGCCTCCCGCCCACCCCGGCGGTCCCGCCGTCGACTCCGAAAAGCCGTTCAACCCCACTAAAACCCGGCTTCGCGTACGGCGACAGCCCGACTGCCGCCTCGTGCGATCCCAGGCGCCGACCATTTCGCCCCGCCGGCACCCCTCCCCCACCCGGCACCCTCGACCACCCGACACCCCTCGCCCCGCCGGCACCCTGGCCTCGCCGGCACCCCTCGCCCACCCGGCCACCGAAGTGACGCAGGTGACAGCCCCGTTCGGGCGGGAACGCGCACGGTAGCCTCGCCCGCGTGGATCTTCTCGGGCGGCGGCCAGAACAGGACACCCTCGGCCGGCTGCTCCGGGAGGTGCGGGGCGGGCAGAGCCGGGCGCTGGTCCTGCGCGGCGAGGCCGGCTGCGGCAAGACCGCGCTGCTCGACCACCTCGCGGCGCGGGCGGATTTCGCCCGGCTGCTGCGGGCCTCCGGCGTCGAATCCGAGTCGGAGATGGCGTACTCGGCGTTGCAGCAGCTCTGCGCCCCGCTGCTGGACCACCTCGACGTGCTGGCCGGGCCGCAGCGGGCCGCGCTGAGCACCGCGTTCGGGCTGGCCACCGGGCCACCGCCGGAGCGGCTGCTGGTCGGGCTCGCCGTACTCGGGCTGTTCGCCGAGGCGGCCCGCACCCGCCCGATGCTCTGCGTCGTCGATGACGCGCAGTGGATCGACGACGCATCCGCGCTGATCCTCGGCTTCGTGGCCCGCCGGCTGTCGGCCGAGTCGGTCGCCCTGGTCTTCGCCGCGCGGGACACCGGCGCCGACCGGATCCTCGCCGAACTGCCCGAGCTGCGGATCGGCGGGCTGCCGCACGCCGACGCCCGGGCGCTGCTGGACGCGGTGCTGACCGGCCCGGTCGACGCCCACGTCCGGGACCGCATCGTGGCCGAGACCCGCGGCAACCCGCTCGCGCTGCGGGAACTGCCGCACGGGCTGTCCCCGGCCGAGCTGGCGTTCGGCTTCGGCGTACCCGGCACCGGCCCACTGACCAGCCGCGTGGAGGAGGGCTTCCAGCGGCGGATCGCGGCGCTGCCGAGCCCGGCCCGGACCGTGCTGCTGACCGCCGCGGTCGAACCGGTCGGCAACCCGGGGCTGCTCTGGCGGGCTCTGGAACGGCTGGGCCTCGGCCCCGAGGCCGCGTCGCTCGCCGAGGCCGACCAGTTGATCGAGTTCGGCGCGCGGGTCCGGTTCCGGCACCCACTGGTGCGGTCGGCCGCCTGGCGATCCAGCCCCGCGGCCGATCTGCGGCGGGTGCACGCGGCGCTGGCCGAGGTGACCGACCCGGCCACCGACCCGGACCGGCGGGCCTGGCACCGGGCCCACGCCACCGTGGGCACCGACCCCGGCGTCGCCGCCGAACTGGAGAGCTCGGCCGGCCGGGCCCTGGCCCGGGGTGGCTGGTCCGCGGCCGCCGCCTTCCTCGAGCGCGCCGCCGAGCTGACCCCGGACCCGGCCCGGCGCGGCGAGCTGCTGGTGTCCGCGGCCACCGCACGTGCCGACGCCGGCGCATACGCCCTGGTCCCCGCCATCCTCGCGGCCGCCGAGCTGACCCCGCTCGCCCCGCTGTCGCAGGCGCGCGCCGAGAGCCTGCGCGCCCGGGTCACCTTCATGCTGCACCACGGCCGCGCCGCCGGACCGCCGCTGCTGGCCGCGGCCCGCCGCCTGGGCGGACTGGACCCGGAAGCGGCCCGGGACGCGTTCCTGATGGCGGTCGGCGCGGCCTTCTGGGCCGGCCGGTTCGGCGGCGACGACCTGCGGGTGGCCGCGACCGCCGCCCGGGACGCCGCGCCGCCCGGCGAGGGCTTCCCGGACCTGCTGCTGGCCGGCTTCGTGTCGTGGGTGCTCGACGGACGGACGGTCGCTGTCCCGGCCCTGAACCGCGCCCTCGACGCGATGGGCTCGGCCGCCGACTTCGGGCACGTCTGGCTGGCCGCGGCCGCGGCGCACGAACTGTTCCGGCTGGGCCTCGCCCACCGGATGACCCAGCGGGCGGTCGAGCTGGCCCGGGGCAGCGGCGCCCTGTCGCTGCTGCCGAACGCGCTGACCATCCAGGCGCACAGCCTGATCGACGAGGGCCGGCTCACCGAGGCCGCCGACCTGCTGACCGAGGTGGACACCGTGATCCGGGAGACCGGGGCCACCGTTTACCAGCTGTCGCGGCTGCTGCTCGCCGCGCACCGCGGCCCGGAGCAACAGACGAAGGACCTGCTCGCGGAGAAGCTTCAGGACGCCGCGGCCCGCGGCGACGGCCGCCTGCACACGGTCTGCCGGCGTGCCCTCGCGATCCTGTACAACGGACTCGGCGACTTCCCGGCCGCGGTCGAGGCGGCGCGGGACGCCTGCGCCCACGACGAGATGGCGCTCGCCGTCTGGTCGCTGCGCGAGCTGGTCGAGGCCGCCGCGCTCGCCGGGCGACCGGAGCTGGCCGCCGACGCCCGCGCGCGTCTCGCCGAGCGCACCGCGGTCACCCCGACCCGGGCCGCCCGTGGCTTCCAGGCCGTCGCGGACGCCCTCGCCGGCCCGCCCGGTAACGCCGAAGCCTGTTACCGGGACGCCGTCGAACTCCTGTCGATCGCCGACACCGCCACTCAGGGGCATCGGGCCCGGTTGCTCTACGGCGAGTGGCTGCGCCGGCAGGACCGGCCGGCCGAGGCCCGGACCGAGTTGAAGACCGTCTACGACGCCTTCACCGGGATGGGCGCGTCGTTCTTCGCCGCCCGCGCCGAGCGCGAGCTGGCGGCGGCCGGCGAGCGGGTCACCAAGGCGGCCCGGGCCGGCACGGTCGAGCTGACCACCCAGGAGGCGACGATCACTCAGCTGGCCGTCACCGGCCGCACCACCGCGGAGATCGCCGCCGCCCTGTTCCTGAGCCCGCGCACGGTCGAGTGGCACCTCGGCAAGGTCTACCAGAAGCTCGGCATCAGCTCCCGCCGCGAACTCGCCGCCGCGCTGCCGGCCCGCCGCTGACGCGAGGCCGGCAACCCACCCGCTGAGGAGGCCGGCAACCCATCCCCTGATCATGAGAACTCCGTGCTCAGGGCCAGCTCGCGGCCGGCCTCGACATCCGCGGTCAGCGCATCGAGCCGAGCCTTGGCCAGGCCGTAGGAGTCGGAGCCGAGCAGCTGGTGCAGCGGGGCCCCGCCGTCATCGGCAACCCGGATGATCGCGGCGGCGGCCCGCACCGGGTCGCCGAGCTGGGTGCCGGGCATCTTCAGATGGTCCGACGTCATCTCGCGGATCGCCGGGTAGCCGTCGCCGGCATTCGACGCCAGCGCCAGCGACGACGCGCCCAGGAAGTCGGTGCGGGTGTAGCCGGGCTCGATCACGTTCACCCGGATGCCGGCGCCGGCCACCTCCGCGGCGAGCGCGGCCGACAGCCCCTCCAGCGCGAACTTGGCAGAGCAGTACAGCCCCCAGCCGGGAAAGGCGGTCAGGCCCAGGATCGACGAGACGTTGATGACGTGACCACTACCGGCGAAGCGCATGCCGGGCAGGACCGCTCGCAGCACGTTCCAGACGCCGAAGATCTGCACGCCGAACATCTGCCGGACCTCGGCGTCGGTGGCCTCCTCGACCGCACCGAGAAATCCATAGCCGGCGTTGTTGACGACGACGTCGATGCCGCCGAAGCGCTCGACGGTGGCCCGGACCGCCTCGGCGACCGCCTGCTCGTCGGTGAGATCCAGTTCGAGGGCGAGCAGCCGCTTCCGGTCGGCGGGGCCCAGGGCCGCTTCGAGACGCCGCGCCGATCGCGTCGTCGCCGCGACGGCGTCGCCTCGCTCCAGCAACTGCGTGACCAGTTCGAGGCCGATGCCCCGGGACGTGCCGGTGATGAACCAGGTGGTCATGGTGTGCTCCCTACTCGGTGCCGTTCGACGCATCCCATGGTTCGTCGTCGCGACGGCTCCGGAAACGGCCAGCCAGGCCCAGCTCTGCCTGGGAACGGCATGCCCACCCAGGGCCTGTCCGCGGGCTCGCCGGCGGGCCATTATTGGGCGCATGACAGATCTGGGCGACTTCCTTCGCAGGTGCCGGGCCGGCCTGACGCCGGAGGCTGCCGGCCTGCCCGGTCCATCGAGCGGGCGGCGGGTCCGTGGCCTTCGCCGTGAGGAGGTCGCACGGCTCGCCGGGGTCAGCACCGACTACTACACCCGCTTGGAGCAGGGCCGGCACGCCAGCCCGTCCACCGCGGTGGTCGAGGCGCTGGCCCGGGTCTTCCGGCTCGATCCAGCGGCGTGCGGCCATCTGGCCGACCTCGCGCGGCCGGTCCGGCGGCAGCCCCGGCAGCCGCAGACCCAGCGGGTGCGCCCGGCGATGCGGCAGTTCATCGCGTCGATGACCGGGCATCCCGCGCTGATCCTCGGGCGCCGCACCGACGTTCTCGCGGCGAACGATCTCGCCCGTGCCCTGCTCACCGATTGGACCTTGCTGCCGCCCGCGCAGCGCAACTACACCCGCTGGATCTTCCTCGACCCGGCCGCCCGGGAGATGTTCGTCGATTGGGCCGCGGTGGCCGCCGAGTCCGTCGGCACACTGCGCCTCTACGCGGGCCGCAATCCCGACGACCTCCGCCTCGGCGAGCTGGTCAAAGAGCTAAAGGAGAAGAGCCCAGAATTCGGTACGTGGTGGACCGCCCACCAGGTGCACGAGCGCACGCACGGCTTCAAGCGCATGAACCATCCGGCCGTCGGCCCGATCACCCTGCACTTCGAGGCGATGACGCTCTCGGGTGACGCCGAGCAGACCCTGTTCGTCTATCACACCGACCCGGGCAGCCCGTCCCAGGACAACCTGCGACTGCTCACCATGCTGACCCTCGACCAGCCGACCCGGACCAGGCGATGAGAGCGCACTACGCGGCCCAGCCCCGGGGACAGCCTGCGTGCGCCGGCCCGGAGGTGGCCGGCGCCGGCGAACGAGGGTGAGCAACATGCGCGAGCACGGAGACAGCCGGCATGCCGCAGGCCGGTGGCGGGCCGCGGCGGGCGACAGCGGCGACGGGCAGCGAGGGCCGGCGAGCGGCCAACAGCGGGCGGCAGCGGCCGGCGGGTGACGGGTGACGGCGGCCGGGAGCCGGTGGCGGGCAACCGCTGGCGGGCGGGCCGCTGGCCGGCGGGCGGGCCGCTGGCCGGGACGGGCGGCCGCTGGCCGGTGGCCGGGTCGAGCGGCCGCGGGCCGGGTCCGGGCGGCGGCCGGCGGCGGGGTGATGGACGGCGACGGGTGGGCGGGTGACGGCTGGTGGGTGGTGGGGTCAGGTCGGGGTGGCTGGTGGGGGTGGGGGTGCCGGCAGGCGGATCGTGAAGGTGCTGCCGTGGGCGAGCGTGCTCTCCGCGGTGAGGGTGCCGCCGTGGGCTTCGGTGAGTTTGCGGGCGATGGCCAGGCCCAGGCCGCTGCCGCCGGTGGTGCGGCTGCGGGACCCGTCGGCGCGCCAGAAGCGGTCGAAGATGCGGGGCAGGTTCTCCGGGGCGATGCCGACGCCGGTGTCCCGTACCGAAATCCGGTCTTCGGACGCGGCGAGGGTGACCGAACCGCCTGCCGGGGTGTAGCGGATCCCGTTCGCGACCAGGTTGCCCACCACCTGCCGCAACCGGACCGGGTCGGCGGTGACGACCGGGTCGCCCTGGACCGCGATGGTCAGCTCGACCCCGGCGGCCTGGGCCGGGGCGCGGTGGCTCTCCGCGACCTGGGTGAGCACGTCGCGGACGTACGTCGGCTCGGGGTGCACCCGCAGCGTCCCCGCGTCCGCCGCGGCGAGGTCGGTCAGGTCGTCGATGATGTGCTGGAGCAGCAGCGCCTCGTCGTGCAGCAGCTCCAGCAGCTGGCCGTCGGTGGGCGCCAGATCGTCCTGGGCCGCCTCCAGCCAGCTGCGGATGTTGGTGAGCGGGGTGCGCAGCTCGTGGGCTACGTCGCTGACCATCGCGCGGCGCTGTGCCTCGGCCCGGTCACGGCGCTCGGTCGAGTCGTTGAGCGCGCGGGCCAGGCGGCCGATCTCGTCCTGCGTGGACACCGGGACCGGCCGGTGCCCGTCGGCGGCGTCGGTCAGCGCGCGCAACGGCCGGACCAGGCGGTAGCCGACCAGCACGGTGACCAGGATCGTCGCCAGCAGCACCCCGCCGGTGACGGTCACGATCCGGATCGTGTTCGACCGGGACAGCGTGAACCGGGTCTGGTCGGCGCCGGAGCGCGGGTCGGTGACGAACAGCAGGGCCGGCGGGGCGACGTAGGCCTGCAGCATCGCGCGGCGGGCCTTTTCGACGCAGCCGCTGATCCGGGCGCTCGACGCCGAGGCGACCGGCTGGACCTCGGCGACCTTCACCGAGTCCACGGCGCTCGCGTAGAACACCGAGAAGTCCGGCCACACACCGAGCCGGTACTTCGCGGACAGCCCGGCACAGCTGGTGGCGAGCCGGCCCAGCTGGGCCAGCGGCTTGACCTCGGCCTTGGTCGTCACGAACGCCAGCTTCGACGCGCAGCCGGCCGCGTAGCTGTCCGGATCGAAACCGGACACGACGATCGAGGGCCGGCCGTTCGGCAGGTCCACGACCCGGCCCTGGGCGCCGACCTTGCGGATGCAGGACAGCGCGTCGGCCGCGACCTTGTCGAGTTCGTCGCGCTGCGCGGCGGGTACCCGGAACGGGCCGACCGCCCGCGGGTCGATCCGCGCGGCGCCGCCGGTCAGCGCGGTGTCCCCGTTGAGCGGGCCGCCGGTCAGCGCGGTGTCCACGTTGAGCGGGTCGATCGTGGCGGACGGCCGGGCGGCAGCCAGCGACGGGCCCGGCCCGGAGTCGGCGAGCACCGCCCGGTCCAGGGTCATCAGCGTGATCCGCCGGTCCAGTTTCGCGGCCCGGGCCTGGATCAGCGCGGGCGCGCCGGACCAGTCGCTGTGCGTGGCGGCGTAGCCGAGGAGCATGTCGTAGACGCCCTTGTCGTCGGTCAGCGACTGCCCCTGCTCCTGCGAGATGGCCCGGGTGGCGGTGCTCGCGGCCAGCCACGCCGTCGCCACGATCGCGGCGATCACGATCAGCACCGACGTGACCAGCAGCCGCGTGACCAGGCTGTGCCGCAGCGGCACCCGGATCACGCGGGACCCGCCGAATCTGGCACCGGCCCCGAGGGCAGGCCTGTCGAATCCAGCACCGGCCTCGGGGGCAGACCCGCCGAATCTGGCACCGGCCCCGAAGGCAGACCTGCCGGATCCAGCACCGACCTCGGGGGCAGACCTGCCGGATCCAGCACCGACCTCGGGGGCGGACCTGCTGGATCCAGCGCCGGCCCCGAGGGCGGGCCCGCCGGATCTGGCGCTTTCCCTGAGGGCTGGCCTGCGGCGATCTTGTAGCCGACCCCGTAGACGGTGATCAGCTGGGCCGGCCGCTGCGGATCAGACTCGATCTTGCGGCGGAGGTTCATCACGTGGACGTCGATGGTCCGCTCGGTCGAGCTCCGGTCGATCCCCCGCGTGTGGTGCAGCAGCTGCGCCCGGGTGAACACCCGATCGGGCTGCTCCGCCATCGCGGCCAGG encodes:
- the gcvT gene encoding glycine cleavage system aminomethyltransferase GcvT, which produces MRRTALFDVHQRHGATFTGFAGWEMPVRYGSDVAEHHAVRKSVGLFDLGHMGQIEVSGPEAAAFLDFALVGRLSAVRVGRAKYTMLCHTTGGVLDDLVVYRLAERRFLVVANAANAQVVRAMLGEHSGGFAVEIAMLDRSLIAVQGPGAAGIVGAHPELPYYAIKNGQVAGRDVLLARTGYTGEDGFEIYCDNADAAGIWAWAVASGANPAGLACRDTLRLEAGMPLYGHELTVRTTPFDAGLGRVVALDKRDFVGAAALREAAAREAAAREAAARDTAAPEAAARDAAGDSSGNDLVGRPEGRDADGGSEFVSSGKELVGLVGKGRRSPRAGYSVVDAVTGVKVGEVTSGAPSPTLGYPIALAYVTKNLDKVALAVDVRGVHEEVEVVPLPFYRRPTAARTADPGAHRSGSGNGNGNNQGNLMNPLHPEV
- a CDS encoding helix-turn-helix transcriptional regulator; amino-acid sequence: MTDLGDFLRRCRAGLTPEAAGLPGPSSGRRVRGLRREEVARLAGVSTDYYTRLEQGRHASPSTAVVEALARVFRLDPAACGHLADLARPVRRQPRQPQTQRVRPAMRQFIASMTGHPALILGRRTDVLAANDLARALLTDWTLLPPAQRNYTRWIFLDPAAREMFVDWAAVAAESVGTLRLYAGRNPDDLRLGELVKELKEKSPEFGTWWTAHQVHERTHGFKRMNHPAVGPITLHFEAMTLSGDAEQTLFVYHTDPGSPSQDNLRLLTMLTLDQPTRTRR
- a CDS encoding SDR family NAD(P)-dependent oxidoreductase: MTTWFITGTSRGIGLELVTQLLERGDAVAATTRSARRLEAALGPADRKRLLALELDLTDEQAVAEAVRATVERFGGIDVVVNNAGYGFLGAVEEATDAEVRQMFGVQIFGVWNVLRAVLPGMRFAGSGHVINVSSILGLTAFPGWGLYCSAKFALEGLSAALAAEVAGAGIRVNVIEPGYTRTDFLGASSLALASNAGDGYPAIREMTSDHLKMPGTQLGDPVRAAAAIIRVADDGGAPLHQLLGSDSYGLAKARLDALTADVEAGRELALSTEFS
- a CDS encoding MarR family winged helix-turn-helix transcriptional regulator; translated protein: MVSGESHGSQLLPVLAQLVRFLRQLEGPDNPSSISLSVLRRLSDDGPARVTDLARLTRASQPGMTQLVGRMEKAALVRRAPDPTDGRGVLVEVEPEGRDLLNRTHAYYAATFDQLFGELSADDVDAIVRALPALERLAQAGEKHNAGQHGP
- a CDS encoding LuxR family transcriptional regulator, whose protein sequence is MDLLGRRPEQDTLGRLLREVRGGQSRALVLRGEAGCGKTALLDHLAARADFARLLRASGVESESEMAYSALQQLCAPLLDHLDVLAGPQRAALSTAFGLATGPPPERLLVGLAVLGLFAEAARTRPMLCVVDDAQWIDDASALILGFVARRLSAESVALVFAARDTGADRILAELPELRIGGLPHADARALLDAVLTGPVDAHVRDRIVAETRGNPLALRELPHGLSPAELAFGFGVPGTGPLTSRVEEGFQRRIAALPSPARTVLLTAAVEPVGNPGLLWRALERLGLGPEAASLAEADQLIEFGARVRFRHPLVRSAAWRSSPAADLRRVHAALAEVTDPATDPDRRAWHRAHATVGTDPGVAAELESSAGRALARGGWSAAAAFLERAAELTPDPARRGELLVSAATARADAGAYALVPAILAAAELTPLAPLSQARAESLRARVTFMLHHGRAAGPPLLAAARRLGGLDPEAARDAFLMAVGAAFWAGRFGGDDLRVAATAARDAAPPGEGFPDLLLAGFVSWVLDGRTVAVPALNRALDAMGSAADFGHVWLAAAAAHELFRLGLAHRMTQRAVELARGSGALSLLPNALTIQAHSLIDEGRLTEAADLLTEVDTVIRETGATVYQLSRLLLAAHRGPEQQTKDLLAEKLQDAAARGDGRLHTVCRRALAILYNGLGDFPAAVEAARDACAHDEMALAVWSLRELVEAAALAGRPELAADARARLAERTAVTPTRAARGFQAVADALAGPPGNAEACYRDAVELLSIADTATQGHRARLLYGEWLRRQDRPAEARTELKTVYDAFTGMGASFFAARAERELAAAGERVTKAARAGTVELTTQEATITQLAVTGRTTAEIAAALFLSPRTVEWHLGKVYQKLGISSRRELAAALPARR
- a CDS encoding oxidoreductase, coding for MDRIPDQHGRVAVVTGANSGLGLVTATELARHGAHVVLAVRNVAAGEEAARRIGGDVEVRELDLASLDSVRRFATRLTADHPAIDLLVNNAGLVLLGPRRTTADGFELQLGTNMLGHFALTGLLLATLTAAPAARVVSLSSITHKNAHLDFDDLMSERGYRAAPAYGRSKLATTIFGLELDRRLRAAGSPVLSVLAHPGMTRTNLTPRAWEHLGRAGKVLAAAGLILTQPVERGTEPQLRAATAPAVRGGQFFGPQGFLEMRGRVGDAKLSREAADPAVGRRLWSAAEQLTGVRYLDQA
- a CDS encoding L-serine ammonia-lyase, with the protein product MAVSVFDLFSIGIGPSSSHTVGPMRAARLFTRLLDDRVTRVRAELFGSLGATGHGHGTPRAVLLGLMGEDPETVDTSLEVPTDGRIVISNGHEIGVDLVLHRRRSLPEHPNGMTFTALGADGAELLAKTYFSVGGGFVVDQVTSRVRTDDTPLPHPFSSGAELLELTRTTGLSISRLMLANETAWRPAAEVKSGLLAIWQVMDDCVNAGLDAEGVLPGGLKVRRRAAATARQLRAAGDPAVHAMEWLTAYAMAVNEQNAAGGRVVTAPTNGAAGIIPSVLSYCRAFVPGFDDDGVVRFLLAAAAIGLLFKENASISGAEVGCQGEVGSACAMAAAGLAEVLGGTPEQVENAAEIGMEHNLGLTCDPVGGLVQIPCIERNGMAAVKAVTAAKMALRGDGKHHVSLDKVIKTMKETGADMKIKYKETSRGGLAVNVIEC
- a CDS encoding cell wall metabolism sensor histidine kinase WalK, with the translated sequence MIRVPLRHSLVTRLLVTSVLIVIAAIVATAWLAASTATRAISQEQGQSLTDDKGVYDMLLGYAATHSDWSGAPALIQARAAKLDRRITLMTLDRAVLADSGPGPSLAAARPSATIDPLNVDTALTGGPLNGDTALTGGAARIDPRAVGPFRVPAAQRDELDKVAADALSCIRKVGAQGRVVDLPNGRPSIVVSGFDPDSYAAGCASKLAFVTTKAEVKPLAQLGRLATSCAGLSAKYRLGVWPDFSVFYASAVDSVKVAEVQPVASASSARISGCVEKARRAMLQAYVAPPALLFVTDPRSGADQTRFTLSRSNTIRIVTVTGGVLLATILVTVLVGYRLVRPLRALTDAADGHRPVPVSTQDEIGRLARALNDSTERRDRAEAQRRAMVSDVAHELRTPLTNIRSWLEAAQDDLAPTDGQLLELLHDEALLLQHIIDDLTDLAAADAGTLRVHPEPTYVRDVLTQVAESHRAPAQAAGVELTIAVQGDPVVTADPVRLRQVVGNLVANGIRYTPAGGSVTLAASEDRISVRDTGVGIAPENLPRIFDRFWRADGSRSRTTGGSGLGLAIARKLTEAHGGTLTAESTLAHGSTFTIRLPAPPPPPATPT